A window of Aquitalea denitrificans contains these coding sequences:
- a CDS encoding ABC transporter substrate-binding protein, which produces MKALSLAVVAACCAQAAQAADLTVISFGGANKAAQEKAYYAPFTKSTGIKVVGGEYNGEMAKVKAMVDTKSVSWDVLEVESPELARGCDEGMFEKLDYSKIGNKADFVPGAAQSCGVGIFVWSTVLAYNADKLKVGPSGWKDFWDVKKFPGKRGMRKGAKYTLEVALMADGVAPKDVYKVLATPAGVDRAFKKLDQLKPNIQWWEAGAQPPQYLVSGDVVMSSAYNGRIANTQKEGKNLKIVWTGGMYDFDSWAIPKGSPNKDAALKFIAFASKPENQKVYSQNIAYGPTNKKAVPLLDKKLVADLPTAPQNIKNGVAVDVAFWADYGESLEQRFNAWAAK; this is translated from the coding sequence ATGAAAGCTCTTTCGCTGGCGGTTGTGGCCGCTTGTTGCGCTCAGGCTGCCCAAGCCGCTGACCTGACCGTGATTTCCTTTGGTGGTGCCAACAAGGCAGCCCAGGAAAAGGCCTACTACGCTCCGTTCACCAAATCTACCGGCATCAAGGTGGTAGGCGGCGAATACAACGGCGAAATGGCCAAGGTCAAAGCCATGGTCGACACCAAGAGCGTGTCCTGGGATGTCCTGGAAGTGGAATCCCCGGAACTGGCCCGCGGTTGTGACGAAGGCATGTTCGAAAAGCTGGACTACAGCAAGATCGGCAACAAGGCTGACTTCGTACCGGGCGCTGCCCAGTCCTGCGGCGTGGGCATCTTCGTATGGTCTACCGTACTGGCCTACAACGCCGACAAGCTGAAGGTTGGCCCGAGCGGCTGGAAAGATTTCTGGGACGTGAAGAAGTTCCCGGGCAAGCGCGGCATGCGCAAGGGCGCCAAGTACACCCTGGAAGTGGCCCTGATGGCTGACGGCGTAGCGCCGAAAGACGTGTACAAGGTTCTGGCCACCCCGGCCGGCGTTGATCGCGCCTTCAAGAAGCTGGACCAGCTGAAGCCGAACATCCAGTGGTGGGAAGCCGGCGCACAACCGCCGCAATACCTGGTATCCGGCGACGTGGTGATGAGCTCGGCCTACAACGGTCGTATCGCCAACACCCAGAAGGAAGGCAAGAACCTGAAGATCGTATGGACCGGTGGCATGTATGACTTCGACTCCTGGGCCATTCCGAAGGGCTCCCCGAACAAGGACGCTGCGCTGAAGTTCATCGCTTTCGCCAGCAAGCCGGAAAACCAGAAAGTGTACTCGCAGAATATCGCCTACGGCCCGACCAACAAGAAAGCCGTACCGCTGCTGGACAAGAAACTGGTTGCCGACCTGCCGACCGCTCCGCAAAACATCAAGAACGGTGTAGCCGTGGATGTAGCTTTCTGGGCTGACTACGGCGAATCGCTGGAACAACGCTTCAACGCCTGGGCTGCCAAATAA